Sequence from the Gemmatimonadales bacterium genome:
TGTGGACATTTTCTGGGTCTCCGGCGCGTTCGAACTGCCGATGCTCGCGGAAGAGCTCGCCCGCACCGGACAGTACGCCTGCCTCGTGGCCCTCGGCGCCGTGGTGCGTGGCGGGACACCCCACTTCGAGTTCGTCGCCGGCGAAACCACCCGCGGACTCGGCACCATCGCCCGGACCCATGTCCTGCCGATCGGGTTCGGCCTGCTGACCGTGGACACCATGGATCAGGCGCTCGAGCGGGCGGGGGGCGCCGCCGGGAACAAGGGATACGAAGCCGCCGAGGCGGCCATCACCGCTGCGGACGCCCTGGCCCGGATCAGGAGAGCCGATGCTCCGACCTGAGACGCGCGCCCGGGCGCGTGCGCTTCAACTGCTCTACGCCTGCGAACTGACCGGCACCGACCCCGCGGCCGCGATGCAGGGCCTGGCACGGCTCACCGGACCGGAGCGGGCCCTCGATGGGGCGGAACTGCTGGCCAGCGGAGTCGTGGCCAACCAGGAGTCACTGGATCGACGCATCCGTGCTGCCGCGGACAACTGGCGTGTCGAGCGCATCGGTGTCGTGGAGCGCATCATCCTGCGACTCGGCATCCACGAACTGGAGCTGGGGGAGACGCCGCCCAAGGTCGTGATCGACGAGGCCATCCGGTTGGCGCAGTGGTTTGGCGGACCGAAGACGCCGGCGTTCGTCAACGGGGTGCTCGACCGGATCGCGCACTCGCTCGGCCGGTTGTGAACCTCCTCGTCGTCAACTGGCTCGACCGGCTCAACCCCCTCGCGGGCGGGGCGGAGATCCACCTCTTCGAGATCTTCCGGCGGATCGCGGACCGGGGACACCGGGTACGCCTGATCTGTTCCGGCTGGCCGGGCTGCGCGCCGACCGAGGTCGTGGACGGCATCGAGGTCACGCGGGTGGCCGGCAGAAACTCCTTTGCGCTCGCGGCACGGGGTGCGGTGCGCCGGGCCCTGGCCGCGGAATTGCCCGACGTCGTGGTGGAGGACATCAACAAGCTGCCCCTCTTTCCTTGCGGGGCTCACTGACCGTCCATTCTTGCGTCCTGGTCCCGCACCTTCGGCACCACCGCCTTCCAGGAAGCGCCGTGGCCGATGGCGGCCACGGTCTGGCTCGCAGAACGGCCGATTCCATGGGGATATCGACGGGCGGGGTTCGAGGCGATCAGCGAGAGCACCCGTGACGACCTGATCGCGCGCGGCGTGCCGGCGGAGCGGATCCGGGTCATTCATCCTGGTGTGGACGCCGAGCTGTTCCACCCCGATCCCGGAGTGCGCCGCACGAGCCCGCCCTCGTTCCTGTACGTGGGGCGGCTCAAGCGTTACAAGGGCGTGGACCTGGCCGTGCGCGCGTTGGCCGTCGCGCGGAAGACGCGCCCGGAGCTGACGCTCGACATCGCGGGGTCGGGGGACGACCGCCCGCGGCTGGAGGCGCTCGCCGCAGAGCTGGGACTCACCGGGGCGGTTCGATTTCACGGATTCGTCTCGGAGGAGCGGAAGCTGGAACTGCTCCGGCGCACTTGGGCCAACCTCTTCCCTTCGCCGAAGGAGGGGTGGGGTATTACCGTTGTGGAGGCGGCAGCGTGCGGGACCCCCTCGCTGGCCTCGGACAGTCCCGGTCTCCGGGACTCTGTGCGGCCGGGAGAGACCGGGTATCTGGTCCCCCACGGGGATCCCGCCGCGCTCGCCGCCCGAATGCTGGACCTGGCGGCAAATCCGGCCCTTGTCGAGCAGTTGGGCATGGCCGGCCGCCGGTTTGCCGAATCTCATTCCTGGGAGCGTGCGGCCGATCTCACTGAGTCCCACCTCCGGGAACTCGCCGGCCGCTGACCCGTCAACTTCACGGGGGAATGCATGCCCGTCACGATCACCGCCCGCCACTGCGAACTGACCGAACTGCTGCGCGAACGCGCCCAGGAGATTGCCGAACGGCTCGAGGCCAGAGCCGGACGGCCGTCCGATGTCAGCGTGATCTTCGATCTCGAGGCCGGAGTCTCGACCGCGGAGCTTCGATTGCTCGCCTTCGGGCAGGAACCCATTCTCTCCACCGGCCGTGGCGATGACCATCGCACTGCGCTCGACCAGGCGGAGGCCCGTCTCCGCCGGCAGCTTGAGAAGCCGGGCACGCGACGGCTCCGCGACCGGAAATCCACCGAACTGGACAACGTGTGACCCTCCGTCTGCGCGACCTGGTCGAAGGGAGCGGTGAGGTACTCCAGCTTGAGAGCCTGACCGGAGCCCTTGGCCTGGACCGCTTCCTGCCGGACTCCGAGGTGGCAAGCCCGGGCCTGGCGCTGGCGGGGTTCACCAACCGCTTCATCGCGCAGCGCATTCACGTGTTCGGCGAGACCGAGATCACCTACCTCGGCTCGCTCGATTCCGCGGGGCGCCAGTCGGCGCTCGAGGCGCTCTTCGCGTTCGAACTCCCCGTCATCTTCGTGACCAAGGGACTCGCCGTCCCGGCGGAGTTGATGGAGCTCGCGGAACGCCGGCAGGTGCCGGTCGTTCGCACGCAGCTCAAGACGGCGGAGTTCTATCGTCGGATCAAGCCGGTGCTGGAAGAGGCCTTCGCACCCCGGACGACGCTGCACGGCTCCCTGGCGGACGTCTATGGCGTCGGGCTCCTGTTCATCGGCCGCTCCGGCATCGGCAAGAGCGAGTGCGTCCTCGACCTGGTGGAGCGGGGGCACCGGTTGGTGGCCGACGACGTGGTGCAGGTGTCGCGCCGCGGCAATGGGGTCCTGATCGGCAAGGGGCACGAACTCGCCCAGCACCACATGGAAATCCGCGGGATCGGTCTGGTGGACATCTCCGCGCTCTTCGGCGTGCGGGCCATTCGGCAGCAGAAGCGCATCGAGGTCGTCGTGCAGCTCGAGGACTGGGAGCACGCCCAGGAGGCGGAGCGCACCGGGCTGGCGCAGCAGGATGTTGAGATCCTCGACGTGAAGGTCCCCAAGGTGATCGTCCCGCTGAACCCAGGAAAGAATCTCACGGTGATTTCCGAGGTGGTGGCGATGATGCACCTGCTCCGGTATTCGGGTGTGGACGTGGCTGCGGCGTTCAATGAGCGCCTGATCCGGCGGATGAAGGAACAGCGGGGCATCCGCGAGTACCTGCAGGAAGACTATGAGTGAGGCGCTGCGCGGGGTCGTGGTGTGTCACGGCGCGCTGGCGGCAGCGCTGGTCACCGCCGCGGAGCAGATCACCGGCCTGACCGGGCGGTTGGTACCGGTCTCGAACACCGGCTGCGATCCCGCCACCATCGAGGCGCGCATCGCCGAGGCCATCGGCGGGGTGCCGGCGATGGTCTTCGTGGACATGCCGAGCGGCTCCTGCCTCTTTGCCGCGATGCACCGGCTCCGCGAGGAGCCCCACGTGAAGGTCGTCACCGGGGTGAACCTCGCGATGCTGATCGATTTTTCGTTTCATGTCGAGGAGACGCCGGAGGAAGCGGCCGCGCGCGCCGTGGCCACCGGCGAGCGGGCCATCAAGGCGCCCTGATGCCGATCCGACTCTGTCGTATCGACGATCGCCTGATTCACGGGCAAGTGGTGCTCGGCTGGGCGCGCACCCTTGGCATCGGCGACATCGTGCTGGTCGACGACGAGGTGGCCGCCAGTCCCTGGGAGCAGGATCTCTACCGGATGGCGGTCCCCCCGGAGCTGCAGGTGGAGTTCGTCAACACCGCGCAGGCCCGTCAGCGGCTGGCCGCGTGGCAGAGTGGTCCACTCGCCGTCCTCATCCTCACCGGCTCCATTGAGACGATGGCGCGGCTGCTCGAGGACGTTCCCCATCCCCCCGCGGTCAATCTCGGCGGCATCCATCATCGCGATGGGCGGACCGAACGATTGCCATATCTCTACCTGACGGACGAGGAACTCGCCCAGCTCCAGCGGCTCCGGGCCGCCGGCATCGAGGTGTCCGCCGAGGACGTCCCCGGCGCCGGGGCCGTCCGGCTCGAGTCGCTTGCATGAATCCCGAACACCTCCTCCTGCTGCTGGCGGCACTGCTGGGATGGGGCACCATCGTTGGACTGGACCTGGTCAGCGTGCCGCAGGGGTTGCTGGCACGCCCGCTGGTGGCTGGGGCGGCAGCCGGCTGGCTGGTCGGCGACGTTCGAGGGCCGGGCTGCGGGTCGGGGCGGTGCTGGAGCTCTTCGCGC
This genomic interval carries:
- a CDS encoding glycosyltransferase — its product is MRRTSPPSFLYVGRLKRYKGVDLAVRALAVARKTRPELTLDIAGSGDDRPRLEALAAELGLTGAVRFHGFVSEERKLELLRRTWANLFPSPKEGWGITVVEAAACGTPSLASDSPGLRDSVRPGETGYLVPHGDPAALAARMLDLAANPALVEQLGMAGRRFAESHSWERAADLTESHLRELAGR
- the nusB gene encoding transcription antitermination factor NusB, whose amino-acid sequence is MLRPETRARARALQLLYACELTGTDPAAAMQGLARLTGPERALDGAELLASGVVANQESLDRRIRAAADNWRVERIGVVERIILRLGIHELELGETPPKVVIDEAIRLAQWFGGPKTPAFVNGVLDRIAHSLGRL
- a CDS encoding HPF/RaiA family ribosome-associated protein; this translates as MPVTITARHCELTELLRERAQEIAERLEARAGRPSDVSVIFDLEAGVSTAELRLLAFGQEPILSTGRGDDHRTALDQAEARLRRQLEKPGTRRLRDRKSTELDNV
- the hprK gene encoding HPr(Ser) kinase/phosphatase; its protein translation is MTLRLRDLVEGSGEVLQLESLTGALGLDRFLPDSEVASPGLALAGFTNRFIAQRIHVFGETEITYLGSLDSAGRQSALEALFAFELPVIFVTKGLAVPAELMELAERRQVPVVRTQLKTAEFYRRIKPVLEEAFAPRTTLHGSLADVYGVGLLFIGRSGIGKSECVLDLVERGHRLVADDVVQVSRRGNGVLIGKGHELAQHHMEIRGIGLVDISALFGVRAIRQQKRIEVVVQLEDWEHAQEAERTGLAQQDVEILDVKVPKVIVPLNPGKNLTVISEVVAMMHLLRYSGVDVAAAFNERLIRRMKEQRGIREYLQEDYE
- the ribH gene encoding 6,7-dimethyl-8-ribityllumazine synthase — translated: MPEYTGRLGPVGRIAILVSRYNELVTSRLLEGARHCCRDARIADRHVDIFWVSGAFELPMLAEELARTGQYACLVALGAVVRGGTPHFEFVAGETTRGLGTIARTHVLPIGFGLLTVDTMDQALERAGGAAGNKGYEAAEAAITAADALARIRRADAPT
- a CDS encoding PTS sugar transporter subunit IIB — translated: MPIRLCRIDDRLIHGQVVLGWARTLGIGDIVLVDDEVAASPWEQDLYRMAVPPELQVEFVNTAQARQRLAAWQSGPLAVLILTGSIETMARLLEDVPHPPAVNLGGIHHRDGRTERLPYLYLTDEELAQLQRLRAAGIEVSAEDVPGAGAVRLESLA